Proteins co-encoded in one Dreissena polymorpha isolate Duluth1 chromosome 12, UMN_Dpol_1.0, whole genome shotgun sequence genomic window:
- the LOC127854075 gene encoding neuromedin-U receptor 1-like, with product MLFNKRRTISKWIHLIGTTPKTRHPTPPPETSTLPHSKRAALLDQYNQEQAIRYLPVFVFLIIILFIGTNGNSLVLFVYCKMFRKTSSNYFIVAMAIFDLLACVLGLPTELYDLRYSLTFYSGAICKIFRYTETVVYGSAIIYVQLPLTDSSKYAKTFDANSTLPDKDLRRGRTSRCDNINTSAHFGRVQEYECPGIVRISNLDRSDKNH from the exons ATGCTCTTTAACAAAAG ACGAACTATTTCAAAATGGATACATTTGATTGGAACTACACCGAAGACACGCCATccaacccccccccccgaaaCAAGCACGCTACCACATTCAAAGAGGGCGGCCCTTCTCGACCAATACAACCAGGAACAGGCCATCCGGTACCTTCCCGTGTTCGTATTCCTCATTATCATCTTGTTCATAGGAACCAATGGAAACAGCCTTGTCCTGTTCGTTTACTGCAAGATGTTTAGAAAGACTTCGTCTAACTATTTCATCGTTGCTATGGCGATATTTGACCTCTTAGCGTGTGTATTAGGTTTGCCAACCGAATTATACGATCTGAGATATTCGTTAACGTTTTACAGCGGTGCGATATGTAAGATATTTAGATACACTGAAACAGTTGTTTACGGTTCTGCCATCATCTATGTGCAGCTGCCTTTGACCGATagttcaaaatatgcaaaaacctTTGATGCTAATTCAACTTTACCAGATAAAGATCTGCGTCGTGGCCGGACTAGTCGCTGTGACAATATCAATACCAGCGCTCATTTTGGCCGTGTTCAAGAGTACGAATGCCCCGGAATAGTACGAATAAGCAATCTCGACCGCAGTGATAAAAACcattaa